The following coding sequences are from one Devosia neptuniae window:
- a CDS encoding ROK family transcriptional regulator, with translation MEDWQINQAPRERQRAVSGSAKARASDSPPRHLRQLVEVLIDSGALQRPALAKRVGVSKQTVSELLSVLEQRGLVQVAGPLNGLPGRSSLSYALRPDAALALGFDIGGTKIAAALVDLRGAVLAETVVPTAVGGLDQLVGQVVDLAETLARSAGVQRFRVQACAVGVPAAVNPATGILNLAANLPGLEAVDLHARLTKALNCPVSIENDVNLALLGEVASGSGQGKRDIAFVALGTGVGAGLMVNGRLLRGANGGAGEIAYLPLPDHRTTARSLAQGHFETIVGEAGIREAFARRGGAADVSVRAIFDLATAGDTRALQTIDELAGHVALGIVSLIALVDPELVVLGGSVGARPELIERVQAELAARFERPVPIVASNTGARAGLAGALEMARRQLMADLFGEE, from the coding sequence ATGGAAGATTGGCAGATAAATCAAGCGCCTAGGGAGCGGCAGCGGGCAGTATCCGGTTCGGCCAAGGCACGTGCCTCAGATTCGCCGCCGCGCCATCTGCGCCAATTGGTCGAGGTGCTGATCGATTCCGGCGCGCTGCAACGCCCCGCGCTCGCCAAACGGGTCGGGGTCTCCAAACAGACCGTGTCCGAATTGCTGTCGGTGCTGGAACAGCGCGGGCTGGTGCAGGTGGCCGGCCCGCTCAATGGCCTGCCGGGCCGTTCGAGCCTGAGCTATGCGCTGCGGCCCGATGCGGCTTTGGCGCTGGGCTTTGATATCGGGGGCACCAAGATTGCCGCGGCTTTGGTCGATCTGCGCGGGGCTGTGCTGGCTGAAACCGTGGTGCCGACGGCTGTGGGCGGGCTCGATCAATTGGTGGGGCAAGTGGTCGATCTGGCCGAGACGCTGGCGCGGTCCGCCGGAGTGCAGCGCTTTCGCGTGCAGGCCTGTGCCGTGGGCGTGCCGGCGGCGGTCAATCCGGCGACGGGGATTTTGAACCTGGCCGCCAATCTGCCGGGGCTCGAGGCGGTTGATCTGCATGCCCGGCTGACTAAGGCGCTGAATTGCCCGGTCTCGATCGAGAATGACGTCAATCTGGCGCTGCTGGGGGAGGTTGCCAGCGGCAGTGGTCAGGGCAAGCGCGATATCGCCTTTGTGGCTTTGGGCACCGGGGTCGGCGCGGGGCTGATGGTCAATGGCAGGCTGCTGCGCGGCGCCAATGGCGGAGCGGGGGAAATCGCCTATCTGCCACTGCCCGATCATCGCACCACGGCGCGCTCGCTGGCGCAGGGGCATTTTGAAACCATAGTGGGCGAGGCCGGCATTCGCGAGGCTTTTGCGCGGCGCGGCGGCGCGGCGGATGTGTCGGTGCGGGCGATTTTTGACCTCGCCACGGCGGGCGATACCAGAGCGCTGCAGACAATTGATGAGTTGGCGGGGCATGTGGCGCTGGGGATCGTGTCGCTGATTGCGCTGGTTGATCCCGAATTGGTGGTGCTGGGCGGCAGCGTTGGGGCGCGGCCCGAATTGATCGAGCGGGTGCAGGCAGAACTGGCAGCGCGCTTTGAGCGGCCGGTGCCGATTGTCGCCAGCAATACCGGGGCGCGGGCCGGGCTGGCCGGGGCGCTGGAAATGGCGCGGCGGCAATTGATGGCGGATTTGTTTGGGGAAGAGTGA
- a CDS encoding ABC transporter ATP-binding protein has product MTNSMPENRLLELDNVQVQFPMREGLVKAVNGVSYHVNKGEVLGIVGESGSGKSITARAIMRLLPKNAKETGGSIRLRPRTGEEFELSALDRNSRAVRQVRGNHIGMIFQEPMTALSPVHTIGTQIMRTVQLHKGLSKADARARAIELLAKVQMPRPAQLVDAYPHQLSGGMRQRAMIALAISCDPSLLIADEPTTALDVTTEAQIIELLKELKSELGMAIVFITHNFGVVADIADRVSVMYLGRIVETADVDDIFYAPKHPYTQALLRSIPRLGVDQGRRLPTIPGMVPDPFSVPNGCAFNPRCIHAVPGLCDTKVPPELRFGSQMSRCHIAEQFAQTEQQEPAHV; this is encoded by the coding sequence ATGACCAATTCCATGCCTGAAAACCGGCTGCTCGAACTGGACAATGTGCAGGTGCAGTTCCCCATGCGCGAGGGCCTGGTCAAGGCCGTCAATGGCGTCTCCTACCATGTCAACAAGGGCGAAGTGCTGGGGATTGTCGGCGAAAGCGGCTCGGGCAAATCCATCACCGCCCGCGCCATCATGCGGCTCCTGCCCAAGAACGCCAAAGAGACCGGCGGCAGCATTCGCCTGCGTCCCCGCACCGGGGAAGAATTCGAGCTCTCCGCGCTCGACCGCAATAGCCGCGCCGTGCGCCAGGTGCGCGGCAATCATATCGGCATGATCTTTCAGGAGCCGATGACCGCGCTCTCCCCGGTCCACACCATCGGCACCCAGATCATGCGCACCGTGCAATTGCACAAGGGACTGAGCAAGGCCGATGCCCGCGCCCGCGCCATCGAGCTTCTGGCAAAAGTGCAGATGCCGCGCCCCGCCCAATTGGTCGACGCCTATCCGCACCAGCTTTCGGGCGGCATGCGCCAGCGCGCCATGATTGCGCTGGCCATTTCGTGTGACCCGAGCCTGCTCATTGCCGACGAACCGACCACTGCGCTCGACGTCACCACCGAGGCCCAGATCATTGAATTGCTCAAGGAGCTCAAATCCGAGCTGGGCATGGCCATCGTCTTCATCACCCACAATTTCGGTGTCGTCGCTGATATCGCCGACCGCGTTTCGGTGATGTATCTGGGCCGCATTGTCGAAACCGCCGATGTCGACGACATTTTCTACGCCCCCAAGCATCCCTATACCCAGGCGCTGCTCCGCTCCATTCCGCGCCTTGGAGTCGATCAGGGCCGGCGCCTCCCCACCATTCCGGGCATGGTGCCAGATCCGTTCAGCGTGCCCAATGGCTGCGCCTTCAACCCGCGCTGCATCCATGCCGTGCCGGGACTGTGCGACACCAAAGTGCCGCCCGAACTGCGCTTTGGCAGCCAGATGTCGCGCTGCCATATTGCCGAACAATTCGCCCAAACCGAACAGCAGGAGCCAGCCCATGTCTGA
- a CDS encoding NAD-dependent epimerase/dehydratase family protein, with the protein MSRILLTGASGYLGTQLRPALVAQGHAVLATDMRPAPDGTDIALADLADAAAIDALMAQQPDAVLHLGGMANEGDWDLILRANIIGCYNIFEAARRHGVRRVIYASSYHVAGFYPTAQAPLPVDVPFRPDTLYGVSKAFGENLARFYFDKYGIQSLSIRICSAHRPKTPRESRNWCDPTDLARMVGQALAVDELGCQTLYGISDNPGAFFTNPPDNALGWAPQGSSLLHDFPNPRAPIDLEDPANMFLGGGMARRVIE; encoded by the coding sequence ATGTCCCGCATCCTGCTCACCGGAGCCTCCGGCTATCTGGGAACACAGCTTCGCCCGGCGCTTGTCGCGCAGGGCCATGCCGTGCTGGCCACCGATATGCGCCCCGCACCCGATGGCACTGATATCGCGCTTGCCGATCTGGCCGATGCCGCAGCCATTGACGCGCTGATGGCGCAGCAGCCCGATGCCGTACTGCATCTGGGCGGCATGGCCAATGAGGGCGACTGGGACCTGATCCTGCGCGCCAATATCATAGGCTGCTACAATATTTTCGAAGCCGCCCGCCGCCATGGCGTGCGCAGGGTGATCTATGCCTCGTCCTATCACGTGGCCGGTTTCTACCCCACGGCGCAAGCGCCGCTGCCGGTGGATGTGCCTTTTCGCCCCGACACCCTCTACGGCGTCTCCAAGGCCTTCGGGGAGAACCTGGCCCGGTTCTATTTCGACAAATACGGCATTCAGTCGCTGTCGATCCGCATCTGCTCCGCCCATAGACCGAAAACGCCGCGCGAATCCCGCAATTGGTGCGATCCCACCGATCTGGCCCGCATGGTCGGCCAGGCGCTTGCCGTGGACGAGCTGGGCTGCCAGACCCTTTATGGCATCTCGGACAATCCTGGCGCTTTCTTCACCAACCCGCCCGACAACGCGCTGGGCTGGGCGCCCCAGGGCAGCTCGCTGCTGCACGATTTCCCCAATCCGCGTGCGCCGATCGATCTCGAGGATCCGGCCAATATGTTCCTGGGCGGCGGCATGGCCCGCCGCGTCATAGAATGA
- a CDS encoding ABC transporter permease translates to MIAFIGRRALLAIPTLIFISFISFVIIQLPPGDYVTSYAAQLRQQGDYISIAQEAAMRQNLGLNDPILVQYWRWISNIVFRGDFGHSLEWNAPVGSLIWDRLALTLAISSLSLVFTWIIAIPVGVYSATRQYSILDHLFTVFGFLGKGVPDFLLALILMWIGFMYLNIDVGGLFSPQYQNAPWSWDKLVNLLSHLWIPLVVLATGGAAGLIRVMRANMLDELGKPYVETAYAQGLSERQVVWNYPVRVALNPFISTVGWSLPALFSGDVITAVVLNLPTTGPLLLQALKMQDMYLAGSFILILSVFTVIGTLVSDILLAWFDPRIRYA, encoded by the coding sequence ATGATTGCCTTTATCGGGCGGCGCGCGCTTCTGGCGATACCGACGCTGATCTTTATTTCGTTCATATCCTTCGTGATCATCCAGCTGCCGCCGGGCGACTACGTCACCTCCTATGCGGCCCAGCTGCGCCAGCAGGGCGACTATATTTCCATCGCGCAGGAAGCCGCCATGCGGCAGAATCTGGGGCTCAATGACCCCATTCTGGTGCAATATTGGCGCTGGATTTCCAATATCGTGTTCCGCGGCGATTTCGGCCATTCCCTGGAATGGAACGCGCCGGTGGGCAGCCTGATCTGGGACCGCCTGGCACTGACACTCGCCATTTCCTCGCTCAGCCTGGTCTTTACCTGGATCATCGCCATTCCGGTCGGCGTCTATTCGGCCACGCGGCAATATTCCATTCTCGACCACCTCTTCACCGTCTTCGGCTTCCTCGGCAAAGGCGTGCCCGATTTCCTGCTCGCGCTGATCCTGATGTGGATCGGCTTCATGTATCTGAATATCGATGTGGGCGGGCTGTTCTCCCCGCAATATCAGAACGCCCCCTGGAGCTGGGACAAACTCGTCAACCTGCTCTCCCATCTGTGGATTCCGCTGGTTGTGCTGGCGACAGGCGGCGCGGCTGGCCTCATCCGCGTCATGCGCGCCAATATGCTCGACGAATTGGGCAAGCCCTATGTCGAGACCGCCTATGCGCAGGGCCTTTCCGAGCGTCAGGTGGTGTGGAACTACCCCGTGCGCGTCGCGCTCAATCCCTTCATCTCCACCGTCGGCTGGTCGCTGCCCGCCCTGTTCTCGGGCGACGTGATCACCGCCGTCGTGCTCAACCTGCCCACGACCGGACCTTTGTTGCTACAGGCCCTCAAGATGCAGGACATGTATCTGGCGGGCAGCTTCATCCTCATCCTCAGCGTCTTTACCGTGATCGGCACGCTGGTCTCCGACATCCTGCTGGCGTGGTTTGACCCGCGCATCCGCTACGCGTGA
- a CDS encoding ABC transporter substrate-binding protein codes for MNSKRWVAALATGILCTSGLTSFAWAFQEAPILAEQVKAGTLPPVDERLPTKPTVVNALEVGQYGGTWRRAFSGPGDRWGPTKLMEERVLKWTADADGGAVLTPGYIESYTVNENSTEFTFTLLDGLKWSDGEPVTTEDVAFWYNDIFLNRKIVPTLEPTFAPGGVPLELEVVDARTFKVKFAQPYVYFLQILAKDSTGEPSLDRPSFLFPKHYLSQFNNNYASDEELAAAAKKFNVAAWTDLWGSKGAVTAWWSNPELPVITAWKIETPPPADTVVMVRNPYYYAVDQEGNQLPYIDRIEHRLYQDPETLNLMIAQGQLDMQDRGLTLTNFTFYKENEARGGYHTVNWKDTNIWSLVPNMTVKDEVLAALFADEKVREAFSIAVDRELIIELTQSGMAQPIQAAPVTGTQYYNAELATHWTDYDPDLANQLLDEAGLDQRDAQGFRLRPDGKRFSLVVETSDAAHAKTLELLTENYAQVGIEMLPRVIDRTQWDNNRANNDFQMHWIPFDRMTFLPADPRRLMGWDGYGNEYFKWYSTDGAEGIEPPADDPVREIWALWDKASQSASIEEADVSVNEMARIFTEQGWVIGVYGEGPVVNIVGNTMQNVQPDLVQDDIFRGIGLARTQQFWLKQP; via the coding sequence ATGAATTCCAAGAGATGGGTTGCAGCTTTGGCAACCGGCATCCTGTGCACGAGCGGGCTGACCAGCTTCGCCTGGGCATTCCAGGAAGCCCCAATTCTGGCCGAGCAGGTCAAGGCCGGCACGCTACCGCCAGTCGACGAGCGCCTGCCCACCAAGCCCACCGTGGTCAATGCCCTCGAGGTTGGCCAATATGGCGGCACCTGGCGCCGCGCCTTCAGCGGCCCGGGCGATCGCTGGGGCCCCACCAAGCTGATGGAAGAACGCGTCCTCAAATGGACCGCCGATGCCGATGGCGGCGCCGTGCTGACGCCGGGCTATATCGAAAGCTACACCGTCAACGAGAATTCCACCGAATTCACCTTCACCCTGCTCGACGGCCTCAAATGGTCCGATGGCGAGCCGGTGACCACCGAAGACGTCGCCTTCTGGTACAATGACATCTTCCTCAATCGCAAAATCGTGCCCACGCTGGAGCCGACCTTTGCGCCGGGCGGCGTGCCGCTCGAACTCGAAGTGGTTGATGCGCGCACCTTCAAGGTGAAGTTCGCCCAGCCCTATGTCTATTTCCTGCAAATCCTGGCCAAGGACTCCACCGGGGAGCCGAGCCTGGATCGTCCCAGCTTCCTCTTCCCCAAGCATTATCTGAGCCAGTTCAACAACAATTACGCCAGCGACGAGGAACTGGCAGCAGCCGCCAAGAAGTTCAACGTCGCCGCCTGGACCGATCTGTGGGGCTCCAAGGGCGCCGTCACCGCCTGGTGGTCCAATCCCGAATTGCCGGTGATCACCGCCTGGAAGATCGAAACCCCACCGCCGGCCGATACGGTGGTGATGGTGCGCAATCCCTATTATTACGCCGTCGATCAGGAGGGCAATCAGCTCCCCTATATCGATCGCATCGAGCACCGCCTCTATCAGGACCCCGAAACGCTCAACCTGATGATCGCGCAGGGCCAGCTCGATATGCAGGATCGTGGGCTGACCCTCACCAATTTCACCTTCTACAAGGAAAACGAAGCGCGCGGCGGCTATCACACGGTCAATTGGAAGGACACCAATATCTGGTCGCTGGTGCCCAATATGACCGTCAAGGATGAGGTGCTGGCAGCCCTGTTCGCCGACGAGAAAGTGCGCGAAGCCTTCTCCATCGCGGTTGATCGTGAGCTGATCATCGAATTGACCCAGTCGGGCATGGCCCAGCCGATCCAGGCGGCGCCGGTGACCGGCACGCAATATTACAATGCGGAACTGGCCACCCACTGGACCGACTATGATCCAGACCTGGCCAATCAATTGCTCGACGAAGCGGGCCTTGATCAACGCGACGCCCAGGGCTTCCGCCTGCGCCCGGATGGCAAGCGCTTTAGCCTCGTGGTCGAAACCAGCGACGCGGCCCATGCCAAGACGCTGGAATTGCTGACCGAAAACTATGCCCAGGTGGGCATTGAAATGCTGCCCCGCGTCATCGACCGCACCCAGTGGGACAATAACCGGGCCAATAACGACTTCCAGATGCACTGGATCCCGTTCGACCGCATGACCTTCCTGCCCGCCGATCCACGCCGCCTGATGGGCTGGGACGGTTACGGCAACGAATATTTCAAATGGTACAGCACGGACGGAGCCGAAGGTATCGAGCCGCCCGCCGACGACCCGGTCCGCGAGATCTGGGCCCTCTGGGACAAGGCCTCACAATCGGCCTCGATCGAAGAAGCTGATGTCTCGGTCAATGAAATGGCCCGCATCTTTACCGAACAGGGTTGGGTGATCGGGGTCTATGGCGAAGGCCCGGTGGTCAATATCGTGGGCAACACCATGCAGAACGTGCAGCCCGATCTGGTGCAGGACGACATTTTCCGCGGCATTGGCCTGGCGCGCACCCAGCAGTTCTGGCTCAAGCAGCCCTGA
- a CDS encoding ABC transporter permease, with protein sequence MTDSALDTTKVRDHKEDLFTAKPWQLVWRRFSKHLLAVISLWFLILLALTAIFADQVAPYDPFKVQRLRTLAPPTGIHLFHEGQFVGPFVYGLSRERDPNTARVLYETDPDKVLPIQLFYTGDDYNFLGLFKSNIHLFGVDDRREQINLLGTDDLGRDVFSRLMHGGRVTLSAGLVGVIFAFVLGLTLGSISGYFGGWIDSSIQRLMEFIRSIPTIPLWMGLAAALPIAWDPIFVYVLITLILALIGWTHLARVVRGQFMAIRNEDFVMAARLAGASEYRIITKHMLPSMTSYIIAALTLAVPEMILGETALSFLGLGLRPPVVSWGVLLQDAQNLRSISMAPWLLSPGLAVVLTVLAFNFLGDGLRDAADPYGQ encoded by the coding sequence ATGACCGATTCCGCCCTCGACACAACCAAAGTCCGCGACCACAAGGAAGACCTGTTCACCGCCAAGCCCTGGCAGCTGGTCTGGCGCCGCTTTTCCAAGCATTTGCTCGCGGTCATCTCGCTGTGGTTTCTGATCCTGCTGGCGCTGACCGCAATCTTTGCCGATCAGGTGGCGCCCTATGACCCGTTCAAGGTGCAGCGCCTGCGCACCCTGGCGCCGCCGACCGGTATCCACCTGTTCCACGAAGGCCAGTTTGTCGGCCCCTTCGTCTATGGCCTGTCGCGCGAACGCGATCCCAATACCGCCCGCGTGCTCTACGAAACCGACCCCGACAAAGTGCTGCCGATCCAGCTCTTCTATACTGGCGACGACTACAATTTCCTGGGCCTGTTCAAGTCCAATATCCACCTGTTCGGCGTCGACGATAGGCGCGAGCAGATCAACCTGCTCGGCACCGATGATCTGGGCCGCGACGTCTTCTCCCGCCTCATGCATGGCGGACGCGTCACGCTCTCGGCTGGGCTTGTCGGCGTGATCTTCGCCTTCGTGCTCGGCCTCACCCTGGGCTCGATCTCGGGCTATTTCGGCGGCTGGATCGATAGCTCCATCCAGCGCCTCATGGAATTCATCCGCTCCATTCCCACCATCCCGCTCTGGATGGGCCTGGCCGCTGCCCTGCCCATCGCCTGGGACCCGATCTTTGTCTATGTGCTGATTACATTGATCCTGGCGCTGATCGGCTGGACCCATCTGGCGCGCGTGGTGCGCGGGCAATTCATGGCCATCCGCAACGAGGATTTCGTGATGGCGGCCCGCCTCGCCGGCGCCTCGGAATACCGCATCATCACCAAGCATATGCTGCCCTCGATGACCTCCTATATCATCGCGGCGCTCACGCTCGCCGTGCCCGAAATGATCCTGGGCGAAACCGCGCTCAGCTTCCTGGGCCTGGGCCTGCGTCCTCCCGTCGTCAGCTGGGGCGTGCTGCTGCAGGATGCGCAGAATCTGCGCTCGATCTCGATGGCGCCCTGGCTGCTTTCGCCGGGCCTGGCGGTGGTGCTCACCGTTTTGGCCTTCAATTTCCTCGGCGATGGCCTGCGCGACGCGGCCGATCCTTATGGGCAATAG
- a CDS encoding SMP-30/gluconolactonase/LRE family protein, which translates to MSETAREQLALGPVTFLVRERFGVGESPVWDAAQNRLWWCDIEAGVIHALSLGDGTRQALRFDEPVGSFGLAGPGQLVVAFRRTIELVDIATGTRTPLAAVEHAKPNMRFNDGKVGPDGAFYVGSMDFGSPGEPEGRLYRVTQAGKVSVLASGVTIANGLAWNREANTLYHSDSRGQMWVDAWDFDAGTGHIANRRRLRDRDEASGRADGAACDMDGFYWSAAPSRSRINRIAPDGTLTGWVDLPLAHPTMPCFGGADMRTIFVTSLNSGSDAEGRDGVVQFRVAVPGVPVCRFGVPQQA; encoded by the coding sequence GTGAGCGAGACAGCGCGTGAGCAATTGGCCCTGGGGCCGGTGACATTTCTGGTGCGCGAGCGCTTCGGCGTGGGCGAAAGCCCGGTCTGGGACGCTGCACAGAATCGGCTCTGGTGGTGCGATATCGAGGCGGGCGTGATCCATGCCCTGTCGCTAGGCGACGGCACGCGGCAGGCGCTACGCTTTGACGAGCCGGTGGGCAGCTTTGGCCTCGCCGGCCCCGGTCAATTGGTGGTGGCGTTCCGGCGCACAATTGAGCTGGTCGATATCGCCACCGGCACAAGAACGCCGCTTGCCGCGGTCGAGCATGCCAAGCCCAATATGCGGTTCAATGACGGCAAGGTGGGGCCGGACGGCGCCTTTTATGTCGGCAGCATGGACTTTGGCAGTCCCGGCGAGCCGGAAGGGCGGCTCTATCGCGTCACGCAAGCGGGCAAAGTCAGTGTGCTGGCGAGCGGGGTGACCATTGCCAACGGGCTGGCCTGGAACCGGGAAGCGAACACGCTTTACCACTCCGATTCGCGCGGGCAGATGTGGGTGGATGCCTGGGATTTTGATGCCGGCACCGGGCACATCGCCAATCGCCGCCGGCTGCGCGACCGGGACGAGGCCAGTGGCCGTGCCGATGGGGCCGCCTGCGATATGGATGGCTTTTACTGGTCGGCCGCACCCAGCCGCAGCCGCATCAACCGCATTGCCCCCGATGGTACGCTGACCGGCTGGGTCGACCTGCCGCTGGCCCACCCCACCATGCCCTGTTTCGGCGGGGCCGATATGCGCACGATCTTTGTTACCAGCCTCAATTCAGGCAGTGACGCCGAGGGGCGCGACGGCGTGGTGCAATTCCGCGTCGCGGTGCCCGGCGTGCCGGTCTGCCGGTTTGGCGTTCCGCAGCAAGCCTAG
- a CDS encoding MipA/OmpV family protein: MPLHRRLMAILALGAASVGPAQAANFDLYGAAPAELAPIQPEADFIVILGLGVGTAAAYEGASDYTMTFKPIIKVEKLQWGWIDIDGEKRPGGFKFSPSAGYEGERRSEDHAALTGLDDVGATYALGARIGYEFVFDDTLSAEIYGAARYAFGGARGWVGEAGVDITAKLTPELEIVGGPVVNFASEGYMDTYFGVTPAESAASGGRLEAFDPSGGVKSVGVKLEARYEFVPDTFVSLNASYSRYVGDISQSPVVKAGSEQQFTVGLGLARRFSF, from the coding sequence ATGCCTCTTCATCGCCGCCTGATGGCCATCCTGGCGCTGGGCGCCGCTTCTGTCGGCCCCGCGCAGGCGGCAAATTTCGACCTCTATGGCGCGGCACCCGCTGAATTGGCGCCGATCCAGCCGGAAGCCGACTTCATCGTCATTCTCGGCCTGGGTGTGGGCACGGCTGCCGCCTATGAGGGCGCCTCGGACTATACGATGACGTTCAAGCCCATCATCAAGGTCGAAAAGCTGCAATGGGGCTGGATCGATATCGACGGCGAGAAAAGGCCCGGCGGCTTCAAATTCTCGCCTTCGGCCGGCTATGAAGGCGAACGCCGTAGCGAAGACCATGCGGCCCTGACCGGGCTCGATGATGTCGGCGCCACTTACGCGCTGGGCGCCCGCATCGGCTATGAATTCGTGTTCGACGACACGCTCTCGGCCGAAATCTATGGCGCGGCGCGCTATGCCTTTGGCGGCGCCAGGGGCTGGGTCGGGGAAGCCGGCGTCGATATCACGGCCAAGCTCACCCCGGAGCTCGAGATTGTCGGCGGTCCCGTCGTCAATTTCGCCTCGGAAGGCTACATGGACACCTATTTCGGTGTCACCCCGGCCGAATCAGCCGCATCGGGCGGACGCCTCGAGGCGTTCGATCCCAGCGGCGGCGTCAAATCGGTGGGGGTCAAGCTCGAGGCGCGCTACGAATTCGTGCCCGACACCTTTGTCAGCCTCAACGCCTCCTATAGCAGGTATGTCGGAGACATCAGCCAGTCGCCCGTGGTCAAGGCCGGCAGCGAGCAGCAGTTTACCGTCGGACTAGGCCTGGCGCGGCGCTTCTCGTTCTAG
- a CDS encoding LacI family DNA-binding transcriptional regulator, producing the protein MKPVQHKKVGFKEIALAADVAISTVSHVLNGTAPISPEVRARVLDAAGQLGYLAKRREKASIAVLRSILLAVPSDTLPHNEFNLFSWTLLSTLMRECERRAIRVVPIEIDRPDISGDRIVAEARTAEVDGILLLSEDRRDVLRDIAASEIPAVLINGEDHEMQIDSVTPGNRFAARYATNWLIEEGHRSILHLTWEGRSTIRRRRDGFLDAFRANGLPLDTAHIHLAEGFLPDQGEAALTAWLAEHNGLGGITAIFCAADNLALGALAALSKAGLTPPRDVSIVGFDGVAIGELTTPALTTVSVPLEHMGTAALHLLEQRIVNAAQHPPAHRLELGCRLTIRNSARRLG; encoded by the coding sequence ATGAAGCCGGTGCAGCACAAGAAGGTCGGTTTCAAGGAGATCGCGCTGGCGGCCGATGTCGCCATTTCGACCGTGTCGCACGTGCTCAATGGCACGGCGCCGATCTCGCCCGAAGTCCGCGCCCGCGTGCTCGATGCTGCCGGCCAGCTCGGCTATCTCGCCAAGCGCCGGGAAAAAGCCTCCATTGCCGTGCTGCGGTCCATTCTTTTGGCCGTGCCCAGCGATACGCTGCCGCACAATGAATTCAACCTCTTCTCCTGGACGCTGCTCAGCACGCTGATGCGCGAATGCGAGCGGCGCGCCATTCGCGTCGTGCCCATCGAAATCGACCGCCCTGACATCAGCGGCGATAGAATCGTCGCCGAGGCGCGCACCGCCGAGGTGGACGGCATATTGCTGCTCAGCGAAGACCGCCGCGACGTGCTGCGCGATATCGCGGCCTCGGAAATTCCGGCCGTACTGATCAATGGCGAAGATCATGAAATGCAGATCGACAGCGTCACCCCCGGCAATCGCTTTGCTGCGCGTTACGCCACCAATTGGCTGATCGAAGAGGGGCACCGCTCGATCTTGCATCTGACCTGGGAAGGCCGCTCGACCATTCGCCGCCGCCGCGACGGTTTCCTCGACGCCTTCCGCGCCAATGGCCTGCCGCTCGACACCGCCCATATCCACCTGGCCGAAGGCTTTTTGCCCGATCAGGGCGAAGCCGCGCTCACCGCCTGGCTCGCCGAGCATAATGGCCTGGGCGGAATCACGGCCATTTTCTGCGCCGCCGACAACCTTGCCCTGGGCGCTCTCGCCGCGCTGAGCAAGGCCGGCCTCACGCCGCCCCGCGATGTCTCCATTGTCGGCTTTGATGGCGTCGCCATCGGCGAATTGACCACGCCGGCCCTCACCACGGTCAGCGTCCCCCTCGAACATATGGGCACCGCGGCCCTGCATCTGCTCGAACAGCGCATCGTCAACGCCGCCCAACATCCCCCCGCCCACCGGCTCGAACTGGGGTGTCGGCTGACCATCCGCAATAGCGCGAGAAGGCTGGGTTAA